One genomic segment of Arthrobacter sp. JZ12 includes these proteins:
- a CDS encoding AlkA N-terminal domain-containing protein — protein sequence MDFWQRYRAIESRDARFDGQFVTAVASTRIYCRPSCPARTPKPSNVTFYPTSAAAHEAGYRACKRCLPEAVPGTPEWNLRSDTAARAMRLIADGEIDRSGVPGLALRLGYSTRQLGRILTSELGAGPLALARACRAQTARALLTATDMPFVDVAFASGFNSIRQFNDTVQEVYDLSPTHLRERSRKRSHASTAGSATSLNLTLPARQPYDDGIFTFLQARVVDGVEQGSEETYARLVRLPGGEGWFRARLAPAGLDVSVVVQHLKDLPALLSRIRRLFDLDADPLAVDGVLSAEPLMATRVRRYPGIRLPGAVDPKEILIRAMIGQQVTVAAATKTLNSLSVLGEQSTLGVPGFSRLFPTAAALAEAGPLLKGPERRRSSFLGAAAALAEGDLSLGVGDTPAELAAKLLPLPGIGPWTVRYAAMRILGATDIHFDNDAAVRTGLARLLSGAANSGTEEIAAAGTAAAPRWLDRFSPWRSYATMHLWRIAAEERADKRLQARAPHAASPGAPRKALAS from the coding sequence ATGGATTTTTGGCAGCGGTACCGGGCGATCGAGTCGCGGGACGCCAGGTTCGACGGCCAGTTCGTGACCGCGGTGGCGTCCACGAGGATTTACTGCCGCCCATCCTGCCCGGCCCGGACTCCCAAGCCGTCGAACGTCACGTTCTATCCCACCTCGGCGGCGGCGCACGAAGCCGGCTACCGGGCGTGCAAGCGCTGTCTCCCCGAAGCAGTCCCGGGGACGCCCGAGTGGAACCTCCGCTCTGACACAGCAGCGCGGGCTATGCGGCTGATTGCCGACGGCGAGATCGACCGCAGCGGCGTTCCCGGCCTTGCCCTGCGGCTTGGATACTCAACCCGGCAACTCGGCCGGATCCTGACGTCTGAACTGGGTGCCGGCCCCCTCGCCCTGGCCAGAGCCTGCCGTGCCCAGACCGCACGGGCGCTGCTCACCGCCACCGACATGCCGTTCGTCGACGTCGCGTTCGCCTCCGGGTTCAACAGCATCCGGCAGTTCAACGACACTGTGCAGGAGGTTTATGACCTGTCGCCCACCCATCTTCGGGAGCGGAGCCGGAAGAGGTCCCATGCCTCGACCGCCGGTTCGGCCACCTCCCTGAATCTGACGCTGCCGGCACGCCAACCCTACGACGACGGCATCTTCACCTTCTTGCAGGCACGCGTCGTGGACGGTGTGGAGCAGGGCAGCGAGGAAACCTACGCGCGACTCGTGCGCCTTCCGGGTGGTGAAGGCTGGTTCCGGGCCCGGCTCGCGCCCGCCGGCCTGGATGTATCGGTGGTCGTCCAGCACCTCAAGGACCTTCCCGCGCTGCTCTCACGCATCCGTCGGCTGTTCGACCTCGACGCTGACCCCCTTGCCGTCGACGGCGTTCTGTCCGCGGAACCACTGATGGCAACACGGGTTCGGCGTTACCCGGGCATTCGGCTCCCGGGAGCGGTGGACCCCAAGGAGATCCTCATCCGGGCCATGATCGGCCAGCAGGTTACCGTCGCCGCTGCCACCAAAACCCTCAATTCCCTCAGCGTGCTGGGAGAACAGTCCACTCTCGGCGTGCCGGGCTTTTCTCGGCTCTTTCCCACCGCTGCCGCACTCGCGGAGGCCGGACCGCTGCTGAAAGGACCGGAGCGACGCCGTTCCAGCTTCCTCGGCGCCGCAGCCGCCCTCGCTGAAGGAGATCTCTCGCTGGGTGTAGGTGACACTCCCGCCGAACTGGCGGCTAAACTGCTGCCGCTGCCCGGTATCGGGCCGTGGACCGTCCGGTATGCAGCGATGCGGATCCTCGGTGCCACCGACATCCACTTCGACAACGACGCCGCTGTCCGGACCGGTCTGGCGCGTCTGCTCAGTGGCGCGGCGAATTCCGGCACGGAAGAAATCGCCGCGGCAGGAACCGCCGCCGCACCGCGATGGCTGGACCGTTTCAGTCCCTGGCGCTCGTACGCAACCATGCATTTGTGGCGAATTGCCGCCGAAGAGCGCGCAGACAAGCGTCTCCAAGCGCGGGCACCGCACGCAGCATCCCCGGGTGCACCACGAAAGGCTCTTGCATCATGA
- a CDS encoding DNA-3-methyladenine glycosylase, which translates to MDSALQRSRIAHPAVEVAPLLLGAHLTHSDGGDPVTVRITEVEAYMGEVDPGSHAFRGQTARNATMFGEAGHLYVYFTYGMHYCANVVCGVPGKATGLLLRAGEITGGVETARRRRGNPRSDRDLARGPARLAQALGIDRALDGADVFAEPLRLELPDHPADPSHVLTGPRVGVSGPGGSTAYPWRYWLAGEPSVSTYRPAAKPRSVTKPQSHTSQSQTPQSQTSRTANQ; encoded by the coding sequence GTGGATTCAGCCCTTCAGCGCAGTCGGATCGCTCATCCGGCCGTTGAGGTCGCTCCGCTTCTGCTCGGCGCGCACCTCACTCACTCCGACGGCGGTGACCCGGTAACGGTCCGTATCACCGAGGTTGAGGCCTACATGGGGGAGGTGGATCCGGGGTCGCACGCTTTCCGCGGACAAACAGCCAGGAACGCCACCATGTTCGGGGAAGCCGGCCACCTGTACGTGTACTTCACCTACGGGATGCACTACTGCGCCAACGTCGTGTGCGGTGTTCCGGGCAAAGCCACCGGGCTGCTGCTTCGCGCCGGTGAAATCACCGGTGGAGTGGAAACCGCCCGACGGCGCCGCGGGAACCCGCGGTCCGACCGCGACCTTGCACGGGGTCCGGCGCGCCTTGCGCAGGCGCTCGGTATCGACCGGGCACTCGACGGCGCTGACGTGTTTGCGGAGCCCCTCCGGCTGGAACTGCCGGATCACCCAGCCGACCCCTCCCACGTGCTTACCGGGCCCAGGGTAGGAGTGAGTGGACCGGGCGGATCCACCGCCTATCCGTGGCGCTACTGGCTCGCCGGGGAGCCCAGTGTCTCCACTTACCGCCCGGCTGCAAAGCCCCGAAGCGTAACCAAGCCCCAATCCCACACTTCCCAGTCCCAGACTCCCCAGTCCCAAACTTCGAGAACGGCGAATCAATGA
- a CDS encoding adenine phosphoribosyltransferase codes for MSKESVQDLILSRCQSVPDFPKPGVTFRDLTPVFADSAAFSATVHALIEPFAGTFDRVAGVEARGFILAAATAFASGTGVTAVRKPGKLPREVLREEYALEYGSAAVEIHQDEFVPGTRVLLLDDVLATGGTLSAAVRLLERAGAEVVGIAVVLELAGLGGAAVVPTPVHSLVTI; via the coding sequence ATGAGCAAAGAATCGGTTCAGGATCTCATTCTGTCCCGGTGCCAAAGCGTTCCGGACTTCCCGAAGCCCGGCGTCACCTTCCGCGACCTGACCCCGGTCTTTGCCGATTCGGCCGCCTTCTCGGCGACAGTGCACGCGCTGATCGAACCGTTCGCCGGCACGTTCGACCGGGTGGCAGGCGTCGAGGCCCGCGGCTTTATACTCGCCGCCGCGACAGCCTTCGCGTCCGGAACGGGGGTGACTGCAGTGCGCAAGCCAGGCAAGCTCCCGCGGGAAGTGCTTCGGGAGGAGTACGCGCTCGAGTACGGCAGCGCGGCGGTCGAGATCCACCAGGACGAGTTCGTTCCCGGCACCCGGGTACTTCTGCTTGATGATGTCCTCGCCACCGGCGGAACGCTCTCGGCAGCCGTGCGCCTGCTGGAGCGGGCCGGCGCGGAAGTGGTGGGCATCGCCGTCGTACTGGAGCTCGCAGGCCTCGGGGGAGCCGCAGTGGTGCCGACCCCCGTTCATTCCCTAGTCACCATCTAG
- a CDS encoding HelD family protein, producing the protein MPDMSVARNELDHERSYVAGLYQRLDELRAEKQRQLDQVRRTIAAGSHQNRSERDAFATMYEDRLAQLNAVDDRLVFGRLDLDSGEERYIGRIGLSTEDLQQLMVDWRAPEAGTFYQATAFERMGVRRRRHLILSKRDVVAIEDDVLDASMLSESDSLQGEGALLAALNSRRTGQMSDIVGTIQSEQDRIIRSPLPGVVVVQGGPGTGKTAVALHRAAYLLYTHRDRLKSAGVLLVGPTNAFMKYIERVLPSLGETGVVMASIGSLMPGIQTIPEPDEAVAELKGRLDMADVVKRAVANRQRIPAENRKLNVEGTILTLTPRQVRRARDRARATGKPHNEARATFVKIMLRELTEQLTEKLEASSGAGNNADRSYLAEDVRTSRDVRIALNLAWMPMTPEKLLRDLFAKPAQLEAAADHLSAAQRELLFRPEDAPWTEADVPLLDEAAELLGELDASAGRSAAEKEQERRRDLANAERALENMHATLADAGVDGVLSAEALAEHNAIADVRLSAAERASADRTWAYGHVVVDEAQELSPMQWRLLMRKCPLKSFTIVGDIAQTSSAAGTHSWQQALEPFVGDRWQLEELTVNYRTPAQIAEAAVRMANAAGLVVSAPKAVREGRWDPVIDRVEQLEPSLLAVLPEELEAVAGGLLAVIAPERIVDSVRRAVSAVYSARVGQGAGGLGQDIVVTTPRESKGLEFDGVVILEPAEMLRTEAVRVGDLYVAMTRPTQRLRLISTGEIPEGIEG; encoded by the coding sequence ATGCCTGATATGTCAGTAGCCCGCAACGAGCTGGACCATGAGCGCTCATATGTCGCCGGTCTGTACCAGCGCCTTGATGAGTTGCGCGCCGAGAAACAGCGCCAGCTGGATCAGGTGCGCCGGACCATCGCGGCCGGATCGCACCAGAACCGGTCCGAGCGGGACGCCTTCGCCACCATGTACGAGGACCGGCTCGCGCAGCTGAACGCGGTCGATGACCGCCTGGTATTCGGTCGCCTCGACCTGGACTCCGGCGAGGAGCGGTACATCGGCCGCATCGGCCTCTCCACCGAGGACCTCCAGCAGCTGATGGTGGACTGGCGCGCTCCCGAAGCCGGCACCTTCTACCAGGCCACCGCCTTCGAACGAATGGGCGTGCGGCGACGCAGGCACCTGATCCTCTCCAAGCGCGACGTCGTGGCTATCGAGGACGATGTCCTGGACGCCTCCATGCTCAGCGAGTCCGACTCCCTGCAGGGGGAGGGGGCGCTGCTCGCCGCACTTAATTCCCGCCGCACAGGGCAGATGTCCGACATCGTCGGCACCATTCAATCCGAGCAGGACCGCATCATCCGCTCACCGCTTCCCGGCGTCGTCGTCGTGCAGGGTGGGCCGGGTACGGGTAAGACAGCTGTTGCCCTCCACCGCGCCGCGTACCTCCTCTACACTCACCGCGACCGCCTGAAGTCGGCGGGTGTGCTGCTTGTCGGACCCACCAACGCCTTTATGAAGTACATCGAACGGGTGCTTCCCTCACTGGGTGAGACCGGCGTGGTCATGGCAAGCATCGGCAGCCTGATGCCCGGAATCCAGACCATCCCGGAGCCGGACGAAGCGGTGGCGGAGCTAAAGGGCAGGCTGGACATGGCCGACGTCGTGAAGCGGGCGGTTGCCAATCGCCAGCGGATTCCGGCGGAGAACCGCAAGCTGAATGTCGAGGGCACCATCCTCACGCTCACTCCCCGGCAGGTGCGGCGCGCCCGTGACCGCGCACGGGCAACCGGCAAGCCGCACAACGAGGCACGGGCCACCTTCGTGAAGATCATGCTCCGTGAGTTGACCGAGCAGCTCACTGAGAAGCTCGAAGCGTCCTCGGGTGCCGGGAACAACGCTGACCGGTCCTACCTGGCGGAGGATGTGCGCACGTCGCGGGACGTGCGGATTGCGCTGAACCTGGCGTGGATGCCCATGACGCCCGAGAAACTGCTGCGCGACCTCTTTGCCAAACCCGCCCAGCTCGAAGCGGCAGCCGACCACCTTTCCGCTGCCCAGCGCGAACTGCTGTTCCGGCCCGAAGACGCTCCGTGGACGGAGGCCGACGTCCCGCTCCTTGACGAGGCGGCGGAACTGCTCGGCGAGCTGGATGCATCAGCAGGCCGCAGTGCGGCCGAGAAGGAACAGGAACGACGCCGCGACCTCGCCAACGCCGAGCGCGCACTGGAGAACATGCACGCCACGCTTGCTGATGCCGGCGTCGACGGCGTGTTGAGTGCCGAGGCGCTCGCGGAGCACAACGCGATCGCGGACGTGCGCCTGTCCGCTGCAGAGCGTGCTTCCGCTGACCGCACCTGGGCCTACGGGCACGTTGTCGTCGATGAGGCGCAGGAACTTTCTCCAATGCAGTGGCGCCTCTTGATGCGCAAATGTCCGCTCAAGTCGTTCACCATCGTCGGCGATATTGCGCAGACCAGTTCCGCGGCAGGCACGCACTCCTGGCAGCAGGCGCTCGAACCTTTTGTCGGTGATCGCTGGCAGTTGGAGGAACTGACGGTCAACTACCGCACCCCGGCGCAGATTGCCGAGGCGGCGGTGCGCATGGCCAACGCGGCCGGGCTAGTGGTTTCTGCGCCCAAGGCGGTCCGCGAGGGCCGGTGGGATCCCGTCATCGACCGGGTTGAGCAGTTGGAGCCGTCGCTGCTCGCGGTGCTTCCGGAGGAGCTCGAGGCGGTGGCCGGCGGTTTGCTCGCCGTGATCGCACCGGAGCGCATCGTGGATAGCGTGCGTAGGGCCGTAAGCGCGGTGTACAGCGCGCGGGTTGGCCAGGGCGCCGGAGGCCTGGGACAGGACATTGTGGTTACTACCCCCCGGGAATCCAAGGGTCTTGAGTTCGACGGCGTCGTAATCCTCGAACCTGCTGAGATGCTTCGGACCGAAGCGGTTCGCGTGGGGGACCTGTATGTCGCGATGACCCGTCCCACCCAGCGCCTGCGTCTCATCTCCACCGGTGAAATTCCTGAAGGGATTGAGGGCTGA
- the tyrS gene encoding tyrosine--tRNA ligase encodes MTEQQNDSSFENLWQELKWRGLIHVSTDEAELEKLLAGDPITYYCGFDPTAPSLHLGNLVQLLTLRRLQLAGHKPIALVGGSTGLVGDPRPSAERTMNTKETVAEWVGYLQGQVQRFLSFEGENAARMVNNLDWTAPMSAIDFLRDVGKHFRVGTMVKKETVAKRLNSDEGISYAEFSYQVLQGMDYLHLFRDHGCVLQTGGSDQWGNLTSGTELIRKVEGKGVHAIGTPLITNSDGTKFGKSEGNAVWLDPAMTTPYAMYQFWLNTSDADVIDRLKVFTFRTRAEIDELAEAVAGRPHLREAQRALAFDVTSLVHSVDATEKVIAASAALFGQGDLAALDEGTLRAATAELPSAKVDGGGLGIVDLMVASGLAPSNSAARRTIAEGGAYVNNEKVSDPDTVVAAEQLLHGRFLLLRRGKRTLATVEVG; translated from the coding sequence GTGACCGAACAGCAGAATGACAGTTCATTCGAGAACCTCTGGCAGGAACTCAAGTGGCGCGGCCTGATCCACGTCTCGACGGATGAAGCGGAGCTGGAGAAGCTCCTCGCCGGGGACCCAATTACCTACTACTGCGGGTTCGATCCCACTGCACCCAGCCTGCACCTCGGAAACCTCGTGCAGCTGCTGACTCTTCGGCGCCTGCAGCTGGCCGGGCACAAGCCGATTGCACTGGTGGGCGGTTCCACCGGTCTCGTCGGTGACCCCCGTCCTTCGGCCGAGCGAACCATGAACACCAAGGAGACGGTCGCCGAATGGGTCGGCTACCTGCAGGGACAGGTGCAGCGCTTCCTCAGCTTCGAGGGTGAGAACGCTGCCCGGATGGTCAACAACCTTGACTGGACCGCGCCGATGAGCGCAATCGATTTCCTGCGCGACGTCGGCAAGCACTTCCGCGTGGGCACCATGGTCAAGAAGGAGACGGTCGCCAAGCGCCTGAACTCCGACGAGGGCATCAGCTACGCGGAATTCAGCTACCAGGTTCTGCAGGGAATGGATTACCTGCATCTCTTCCGCGATCATGGCTGCGTCCTGCAGACCGGTGGGTCCGACCAGTGGGGCAACCTGACCAGCGGGACAGAGCTCATCCGTAAAGTGGAGGGCAAGGGCGTCCACGCGATCGGTACACCACTGATCACCAATTCGGACGGCACCAAGTTCGGCAAGAGCGAAGGCAACGCCGTCTGGCTCGACCCGGCTATGACCACTCCGTACGCCATGTACCAGTTCTGGCTGAACACTTCCGATGCCGATGTAATTGACCGGCTGAAGGTTTTCACGTTCCGCACGCGGGCCGAGATCGACGAACTTGCTGAAGCAGTGGCAGGCCGGCCGCACCTTCGCGAGGCCCAGCGCGCGCTGGCTTTCGACGTCACCTCCCTGGTGCACAGCGTTGACGCCACGGAGAAGGTCATCGCTGCATCGGCTGCCCTGTTCGGCCAGGGCGACCTGGCCGCGCTCGACGAAGGCACCCTTCGCGCCGCAACCGCGGAGCTGCCCTCCGCAAAGGTCGACGGCGGCGGACTGGGGATCGTCGACTTGATGGTTGCCAGCGGGCTTGCGCCTAGCAACTCGGCTGCCCGCCGAACCATCGCGGAAGGCGGAGCCTACGTGAACAACGAGAAGGTGTCGGATCCCGATACCGTTGTTGCCGCCGAGCAGCTCCTCCATGGCCGGTTCCTGCTGCTCCGGCGCGGAAAACGGACCCTCGCGACCGTCGAAGTGGGATAG
- a CDS encoding HAD-IIA family hydrolase — MTALVAQYGAVLADLDGVVYAGPSAIPGATEALERLASEGVALAYITNNASRSSAEVAAHLRELGAPATAGQVFGSALAGAELLAAQVPPGSTVLVTGSAVLAQHVAEQGLVPVTTAGPVPDAVIQGFDPSLGWKDLAEAAYAVAGGAVWVATNTDMSIPQARGIAPGNGSLVAAVSAATGKRPLVAGKPEAQLFTTAANHLGVDTALVVGDRLDTDILGGNRAGMATALVLTGVDTVQTALAAVTDERPTYLLENLEQLHLPYPDITEQGGTFTCGSSQATVLDGVLVMSGGQDNLDTWRAGCAAWWTATPQQEAAAMPTIRFTNEEQNQKG; from the coding sequence ATGACCGCGCTGGTCGCCCAGTACGGGGCGGTTCTGGCGGACCTCGACGGCGTGGTGTACGCCGGCCCATCCGCTATCCCGGGAGCTACCGAGGCACTCGAGCGGCTCGCCAGCGAGGGAGTGGCTCTCGCCTACATCACCAACAACGCCTCCCGGTCCTCAGCGGAGGTCGCAGCTCACCTGAGGGAACTAGGTGCTCCCGCTACCGCCGGACAGGTCTTCGGCTCCGCGCTGGCCGGGGCCGAGCTGCTCGCAGCACAGGTGCCACCGGGTTCCACCGTGCTGGTGACGGGCAGTGCCGTCCTGGCCCAGCACGTCGCCGAGCAGGGACTGGTACCGGTGACCACTGCAGGTCCGGTTCCGGATGCGGTCATTCAGGGCTTCGACCCATCGCTGGGTTGGAAGGACCTGGCTGAAGCGGCGTACGCCGTTGCTGGCGGGGCAGTCTGGGTAGCCACCAACACCGACATGTCCATTCCGCAGGCGCGCGGTATCGCCCCCGGTAACGGCTCCCTTGTGGCAGCAGTGAGCGCTGCCACCGGCAAGCGTCCGCTCGTAGCCGGCAAACCGGAGGCACAGCTATTTACGACGGCGGCGAACCACCTCGGCGTCGACACCGCCCTCGTCGTGGGCGACAGGTTGGACACCGACATCCTTGGTGGGAATCGGGCGGGCATGGCGACGGCCCTGGTCCTGACGGGCGTCGATACGGTCCAGACGGCACTGGCCGCCGTCACGGATGAGCGTCCCACCTACCTGCTCGAGAACCTCGAGCAGCTCCATCTTCCATATCCGGACATCACCGAACAGGGCGGAACCTTCACCTGCGGTTCGTCCCAGGCTACCGTCCTGGACGGTGTCCTGGTCATGAGCGGCGGGCAGGACAACCTGGACACCTGGCGCGCAGGCTGCGCCGCGTGGTGGACGGCAACGCCCCAGCAGGAAGCGGCCGCGATGCCGACCATCAGGTTCACCAACGAGGAACAGAACCAGAAGGGGTGA
- a CDS encoding TlyA family RNA methyltransferase has protein sequence MARLDQAMVSRGLARSRSHAAQLIAEGRVLRNGHVLNKASATIADSDHLVLQESERPDYLSRAGHKLDGALTAFPEVAVLGKRCLDAGASTGGFTDVLLRRGAAEVVAVDVGHGQLVDQLRNDPRVLVHEGLNVRFLDPETIGGQVDLTVADLSFISLTLVMEPLARATRSGGDLVLMVKPQFEVGKSALSRTGVVTDETQRRDAVVGVVASALKAGLEIQGIARSPLPGQNGNVEFFVWIRVPDGAPVPRIVGEAARLAHDAVTGSPAFAANRGA, from the coding sequence GTGGCGCGCCTTGACCAGGCCATGGTGTCCCGCGGACTCGCCCGTTCCCGCTCCCACGCAGCGCAGCTGATTGCTGAAGGGCGCGTGCTCAGGAACGGACACGTCCTGAACAAAGCCTCGGCCACGATCGCGGACTCCGACCACCTGGTGCTCCAGGAGAGCGAGCGTCCCGACTATCTCAGTCGTGCCGGGCACAAGCTTGACGGTGCCCTCACCGCGTTCCCCGAGGTGGCCGTCCTCGGCAAGCGATGCCTCGACGCCGGGGCCTCAACCGGAGGCTTCACCGACGTATTGCTCCGCCGCGGCGCGGCTGAGGTGGTGGCGGTGGATGTGGGTCACGGACAGCTTGTGGACCAGCTCCGCAACGATCCCCGGGTACTTGTCCATGAAGGACTGAACGTGCGCTTTCTCGATCCCGAAACCATCGGCGGGCAGGTCGACCTGACCGTCGCGGACCTCTCCTTCATTTCACTGACCCTCGTCATGGAACCGTTGGCGCGGGCAACGCGAAGCGGCGGCGACCTGGTCCTGATGGTCAAGCCCCAGTTCGAGGTGGGCAAGAGCGCACTCAGCCGCACCGGTGTGGTGACTGACGAGACGCAGCGGCGCGACGCCGTCGTCGGGGTGGTTGCCTCCGCGCTGAAAGCGGGCCTTGAGATCCAGGGCATCGCGCGCAGTCCACTGCCTGGACAGAATGGCAATGTCGAGTTCTTCGTGTGGATAAGAGTGCCTGACGGCGCTCCGGTGCCTAGGATCGTGGGGGAGGCAGCGCGGCTTGCGCATGACGCCGTGACCGGCAGCCCTGCCTTCGCGGCCAACCGCGGTGCCTGA
- a CDS encoding NAD kinase: MRRRILVLAHTGRHDAMAAAQEACTRLHAAGLSPVMRAEELRDIQAEYGMLAAPTETLGTDVALNDIELGMVLGGDGTILRAAELVRGTDVPLLGVNLGHVGFLAESERADLAEAVRWVVDRDYSVEERMAIDVQVWRGDQLTAQTWALNEAAIEKANRERMIEVVLEVDGRPVSSFGCDGVVLATPTGSTAYAFSSGGPVVWPEVEALLVAPISAHALFAKPLVVAPTSLLAVEILTRTDASGVLWCDGRRTVDLPPGARVEATRSRIPVRLARTHQTPFSERLVRKFQLPTQGWRGPVTHDAEVAK, from the coding sequence ATGAGAAGACGCATACTGGTACTCGCCCACACCGGCCGCCACGATGCCATGGCCGCCGCGCAAGAGGCCTGTACCCGCCTGCACGCCGCCGGCCTGTCGCCGGTCATGCGGGCGGAGGAGCTCCGTGACATCCAGGCCGAGTACGGAATGCTCGCCGCTCCCACCGAAACCCTGGGCACGGATGTCGCGCTGAACGACATTGAGCTGGGCATGGTGCTCGGCGGCGATGGCACAATCCTGCGCGCCGCCGAACTAGTCCGGGGAACCGACGTTCCCCTCCTCGGCGTGAACCTTGGCCACGTCGGTTTCTTAGCCGAGAGCGAGCGGGCGGATCTCGCCGAGGCGGTCCGTTGGGTGGTGGATCGGGACTACTCGGTCGAGGAGCGGATGGCCATCGACGTGCAGGTGTGGCGCGGAGACCAGCTCACTGCCCAGACGTGGGCGCTCAACGAGGCAGCAATCGAGAAGGCCAACCGCGAGCGGATGATCGAAGTCGTTCTCGAGGTGGACGGCCGACCGGTCAGTTCCTTCGGTTGTGACGGCGTCGTGCTCGCCACGCCGACAGGATCCACTGCCTACGCGTTCTCATCGGGCGGGCCCGTCGTCTGGCCGGAGGTCGAAGCGCTCCTGGTCGCACCGATCAGCGCGCACGCCCTCTTCGCCAAACCGCTCGTGGTCGCGCCGACGTCGCTGCTTGCGGTTGAGATCCTGACCCGCACCGACGCTTCGGGCGTGCTGTGGTGCGACGGCCGCCGCACCGTGGACCTGCCGCCCGGCGCACGCGTGGAAGCCACGCGCTCACGGATCCCCGTTCGCCTTGCCCGCACGCATCAGACCCCCTTCTCCGAGCGGCTGGTCCGCAAATTTCAGCTGCCCACCCAGGGCTGGCGTGGTCCGGTGACCCACGACGCGGAGGTCGCCAAATGA
- the recN gene encoding DNA repair protein RecN has protein sequence MIEEIRIRDLGVIADATLALGPGFSVVTGETGAGKTMVLSALNLLMGARSDAGAVRLGAKNASAEAVLRVDPNGAAAQRAVEAGGELETDDGDAGLILARTVNSDGRSRAYVGGRSAPAGVLAEVGEKLVVVHGQSDQLRLRSAAAQREALDKFGGPELAAALAAYQATYRRWREVATDLDTLRNAERDRLREAESLQVALEEIDAVDPQPDEDELLKAEALKLGNVEELRAAAAAAHQALVSGEFPESGDATTLVDAAKRQLEAVGAHDAALGALAERLAEVGYILADISTDLAGYAASLDSEGPGRLAEVEARRADLNALIRKYAPSINEVLDWAAASRKRLEEISGDSDRIDELQQEAAALEARVTEEAATLSGLRSAAADDLAARVSEELTALAMPDAQLIIEVTPNGTPGALGADDVAFSLQPHAGSAPRPLGKGASGGELSRVMLAIEVVLAAVDPVPTFVFDEVDAGVGGKAAVEIGRRLAMLARHVQVVVVTHLPQVAAFASHHIRVTKSRAADGGFTASDVEVLPEAERVRELARMLAGQEESASAQAHAEELLLDAARTAAR, from the coding sequence ATGATCGAGGAGATCAGGATTCGAGATCTCGGCGTCATTGCCGACGCAACCCTTGCGCTTGGGCCGGGATTCTCCGTGGTTACCGGTGAGACCGGCGCGGGAAAGACGATGGTGCTCTCCGCGCTGAATCTGCTGATGGGAGCCCGTTCCGACGCCGGTGCGGTGCGCCTGGGAGCGAAGAACGCCTCTGCCGAGGCGGTGCTACGGGTCGATCCAAATGGCGCCGCGGCGCAGCGCGCGGTGGAGGCGGGCGGTGAGCTGGAAACGGACGACGGCGATGCCGGCCTCATCCTCGCCCGCACCGTGAATAGCGACGGCCGCAGCCGGGCCTATGTGGGAGGCAGGTCCGCGCCGGCCGGCGTCCTCGCCGAGGTGGGGGAGAAGCTGGTCGTCGTACACGGCCAGTCGGACCAGTTGCGGCTGCGCAGCGCTGCCGCCCAGAGGGAGGCGCTGGACAAGTTCGGCGGCCCGGAGCTGGCTGCCGCCCTCGCCGCCTACCAGGCCACGTACCGACGGTGGCGGGAGGTTGCAACGGACCTGGACACGCTCCGCAACGCCGAGCGCGACAGGCTGCGGGAAGCCGAATCGCTGCAGGTGGCACTGGAGGAAATCGACGCCGTCGACCCCCAGCCGGATGAAGATGAGCTGCTGAAGGCTGAGGCCCTCAAGCTCGGCAACGTCGAAGAACTCCGAGCCGCGGCTGCTGCAGCCCACCAGGCCCTTGTGTCTGGAGAGTTCCCCGAGTCGGGGGATGCGACCACGCTGGTGGACGCGGCAAAGCGCCAGCTCGAAGCCGTCGGAGCACACGACGCCGCGCTCGGGGCGCTGGCGGAACGGCTGGCGGAAGTCGGGTACATCCTTGCCGATATCTCCACCGATCTTGCCGGTTACGCGGCGTCCCTCGATTCCGAGGGGCCCGGCCGCCTGGCCGAAGTCGAGGCCCGACGGGCTGACCTGAATGCCCTCATCCGCAAATACGCGCCGTCCATCAATGAGGTACTCGATTGGGCCGCGGCAAGCCGGAAACGGCTGGAGGAGATCAGCGGCGACTCCGACCGCATCGACGAGCTCCAGCAGGAAGCGGCAGCGCTCGAGGCGAGGGTTACCGAGGAAGCTGCAACGCTCAGCGGACTGCGCTCCGCCGCCGCGGATGACCTGGCGGCGCGGGTCAGCGAGGAACTCACCGCGTTGGCCATGCCGGATGCCCAGCTGATCATCGAGGTCACCCCTAACGGCACGCCGGGCGCCCTGGGAGCGGACGACGTCGCGTTCTCCCTGCAGCCGCACGCCGGCTCCGCGCCGCGCCCACTCGGGAAGGGGGCCTCCGGTGGTGAGCTCTCACGGGTAATGCTGGCGATCGAGGTGGTACTCGCCGCCGTCGACCCCGTGCCCACCTTCGTGTTCGACGAGGTGGACGCCGGTGTGGGAGGCAAGGCCGCCGTCGAAATCGGACGCCGCCTGGCAATGCTGGCACGCCACGTCCAGGTGGTTGTCGTGACCCACCTGCCGCAGGTGGCGGCATTCGCGTCGCACCATATCCGTGTGACCAAGAGCCGCGCTGCCGACGGAGGGTTCACCGCCAGCGACGTGGAAGTCCTGCCCGAGGCCGAAAGGGTCCGCGAACTGGCGCGCATGCTCGCCGGTCAGGAGGAGTCGGCAAGTGCGCAGGCACACGCCGAAGAACTGCTGCTTGATGCAGCGCGGACCGCCGCCAGGTGA